The following proteins are co-located in the candidate division KSB1 bacterium genome:
- the fliJ gene encoding flagellar export protein FliJ — protein MKAFRFPLQRVLDARRHKEDARKKELAAAKQAELEAQERLRLLQDHSAEVRGELGCHVGRVFKASEMSLYYAYSQQLQHHIAQQEKVVTQAAAIVAEKREALLASSKEKKALEKLKERMKDRHLVETNREEQTMLDEAAARLGARKVSVS, from the coding sequence ATGAAAGCCTTTCGTTTTCCTTTGCAACGCGTGTTGGATGCGCGCAGGCACAAGGAAGATGCGCGCAAAAAAGAGTTGGCAGCAGCCAAGCAGGCCGAACTGGAGGCGCAAGAACGCCTGCGCCTGCTGCAGGATCACAGCGCTGAGGTTCGGGGTGAACTGGGTTGTCACGTGGGCAGAGTGTTCAAGGCGTCAGAGATGAGCCTTTACTACGCCTATTCCCAGCAGCTACAGCACCACATCGCGCAACAGGAAAAGGTTGTGACGCAGGCGGCTGCCATAGTGGCCGAAAAGCGGGAAGCCCTGCTTGCCTCATCCAAGGAGAAGAAGGCGCTGGAGAAGCTGAAGGAGCGAATGAAAGATCGGCATCTCGTCGAAACGAACCGGGAAGAACAGACCATGCTTGACGAAGCAGCGGCCAGGCTGGGCGCAAGGAAGGTGTCAGTATCATGA
- the fliI gene encoding flagellar protein export ATPase FliI: METLRRLDECVAKVGRATTVRFLGRVTDVVGVVIESEGPNASIGDVCLIRSQSGHSAQEAEVVGIRGHKVLLMALGELNGIGPGSVVVRKRQQFTTPVGAELLGRVIDGLGRPIDNKGPLRVRQRRSIYQPAPDPLSRRRVERPLATGIRAIDALLTCGEGQRMGIFSGSGVGKSVLLGMIARNTDADVNVIGLIGERGREVRDFLERDLGEQGLRRSVVVVVTGDQAALLRVKGALVATTIAEYFRDQGLRVMLMMDSITRVAMAQREIGLSVGEPPTTRGYTPSVFAFLPKLLERAGNTQCGSITGLYTVLVEGDDLNEPVSDAVRAILDGHVVLSRRLANVNHYPAIDVLASTSRVMIDVVSREHLEAARKVVEILSVYREAEDLINIGAYVPGSNRKVDYARSMIERVNAFLRQGIDERVDFARAVQELKALVG, translated from the coding sequence ATGGAGACTCTCCGGCGGCTGGACGAATGTGTGGCCAAAGTGGGACGCGCCACCACGGTGCGGTTCTTGGGCAGGGTGACGGACGTGGTAGGCGTGGTGATCGAATCGGAGGGGCCCAATGCGAGCATTGGCGATGTCTGCCTCATCCGCTCCCAGTCAGGCCACAGCGCGCAGGAGGCCGAGGTGGTTGGCATCCGGGGCCACAAAGTGCTCCTCATGGCACTGGGCGAGCTGAACGGCATTGGCCCAGGCAGCGTGGTGGTCCGCAAACGACAGCAGTTCACCACGCCGGTCGGTGCTGAACTGTTGGGCAGGGTCATAGACGGCTTAGGGCGTCCAATTGACAACAAGGGGCCACTGCGCGTGAGGCAGCGCCGCTCCATCTACCAGCCCGCGCCTGATCCCCTGTCGCGACGCAGAGTGGAACGACCTCTTGCCACTGGTATCAGAGCCATCGATGCACTGCTCACCTGCGGCGAGGGGCAACGCATGGGCATCTTCTCCGGCAGTGGCGTGGGAAAGAGCGTGCTCCTCGGGATGATCGCCCGCAACACCGACGCCGATGTCAATGTGATCGGCCTGATCGGCGAGCGCGGCAGGGAGGTGCGGGACTTCTTGGAGCGCGACTTGGGGGAGCAGGGGCTGCGACGCTCGGTGGTGGTAGTGGTGACCGGCGACCAGGCGGCCCTACTGCGCGTCAAGGGTGCCCTGGTTGCCACCACCATCGCCGAATACTTCCGCGACCAGGGACTGCGCGTGATGCTCATGATGGATTCCATCACACGGGTGGCAATGGCACAGCGGGAAATCGGTCTGTCGGTGGGAGAGCCTCCGACCACGCGCGGCTATACCCCCTCGGTCTTTGCCTTCTTGCCGAAGCTGTTGGAACGGGCCGGGAATACCCAGTGCGGCAGCATCACTGGACTCTACACAGTCCTGGTGGAAGGTGATGACCTGAACGAACCGGTCTCCGACGCGGTGCGAGCCATCCTTGATGGACACGTGGTGCTGTCGAGGCGCCTGGCCAACGTGAACCATTACCCGGCCATCGACGTCTTGGCCAGCACCAGCAGGGTGATGATCGATGTGGTCTCGCGGGAACACCTTGAGGCAGCGCGCAAGGTGGTCGAAATCCTCTCCGTATATCGCGAGGCCGAGGACCTCATCAACATCGGCGCCTATGTGCCGGGCAGCAATCGAAAAGTTGACTATGCCCGGAGCATGATCGAACGCGTCAACGCGTTTCTTCGCCAGGGCATCGACGAAAGAGTGGATTTTGCGAGAGCCGTGCAGGAGCTCAAGGCTCTGGTAGGGTAA